A single region of the Shumkonia mesophila genome encodes:
- the rpsE gene encoding 30S ribosomal protein S5, translating into MARTPTAAPEGFGRERGGQEESEFLDKLVHINRVAKVVKGGRRFSFAALVVVGDGRGRVGYGTGKAREVPEAIRKATESAKRGMIRVPLREGRTLHHDVNGHFGAGKVVVRAAPPGTGIICGGPMRAIFETMGVQDVVAKSVGTANPHNMIKATFDALNNCLSPRGVAAKRGLKVGEIVSRRSDAAAGKE; encoded by the coding sequence ATGGCAAGAACACCCACTGCGGCACCGGAAGGGTTCGGGCGGGAGCGCGGCGGCCAGGAAGAATCCGAATTCCTGGACAAGCTGGTTCACATCAACCGCGTCGCCAAGGTCGTCAAGGGCGGCCGGCGGTTCTCGTTCGCCGCGCTGGTTGTGGTCGGCGACGGCCGCGGCCGGGTCGGCTACGGCACCGGCAAGGCCCGCGAGGTTCCGGAAGCCATCCGCAAGGCCACCGAGTCGGCCAAGCGCGGCATGATCCGCGTGCCGCTGCGCGAAGGCCGCACGCTGCATCACGACGTCAACGGCCACTTCGGGGCCGGCAAGGTGGTGGTCCGCGCGGCGCCTCCCGGCACCGGCATCATCTGCGGCGGCCCGATGCGCGCCATTTTCGAAACCATGGGCGTCCAGGACGTGGTTGCCAAGTCGGTGGGGACGGCCAATCCGCACAACATGATCAAGGCGACCTTCGACGCCCTGAACAATTGCCTGTCGCCGCGCGGCGTCGCCGCCAAGCGCGGCCTCAAGGTCGGCGAAATCGTGTCGCGGCGCAGCGACGCCGCGGCGGGCAAGGAGTAA
- the rpsN gene encoding 30S ribosomal protein S14, whose amino-acid sequence MAKTSAIERNMKRMRLAKKYAAKRTHLKEAAKDESLSPEERFTARLKLAQLPRNSAPVRIRLRCELSGRPRGNYRKFKLSRIALRDLASRGQIPGMVKSSW is encoded by the coding sequence ATGGCTAAGACAAGCGCCATCGAACGGAACATGAAGCGCATGCGACTGGCGAAGAAGTATGCGGCGAAACGGACCCACCTCAAGGAGGCGGCGAAAGACGAGTCGCTGTCGCCCGAGGAGCGGTTTACGGCACGCCTCAAGCTGGCGCAGCTTCCCCGGAATTCCGCGCCTGTGCGGATCCGCCTGCGGTGCGAGCTTTCGGGCCGGCCGCGCGGGAATTACCGCAAGTTCAAGTTGTCGCGGATCGCATTACGTGACCTCGCGTCTCGGGGCCAGATCCCCGGTATGGTTAAGTCGAGTTGGTAG
- the rpsC gene encoding 30S ribosomal protein S3, whose translation MGQKVNPIGLRLGINRTWDSRWYADESYATLLHEDLRIRAFLQDKLSQAGVSRIIIERPAKMARVTIHTARPGVVIGKKGADIEKLRGELSKMTGSDVHLNIVEIRKPEIDAQLVAENIAHQLERRVAFRRAMKRAVQSAMRLGAEGIRINCGGRLGGAEIARMEWYRDGRVPLHTLRADIDFGVGTAKTTYGTCGIKVWIFKGEILAHDPMAVEKRAAEQQPAR comes from the coding sequence ATGGGTCAGAAGGTCAACCCGATTGGATTGCGGCTCGGCATCAACCGGACGTGGGATTCCCGCTGGTACGCCGACGAAAGCTACGCGACCCTGTTGCACGAGGATCTGCGCATCCGCGCCTTCCTGCAGGACAAGCTGAGCCAGGCGGGGGTGTCTCGGATCATCATCGAGCGTCCGGCCAAGATGGCGCGCGTCACTATCCACACGGCCCGGCCGGGCGTGGTCATCGGCAAGAAGGGCGCGGACATCGAAAAGCTGCGCGGCGAATTGTCGAAGATGACCGGTTCCGACGTCCACCTGAACATCGTCGAGATCCGCAAGCCGGAAATCGACGCCCAGCTGGTTGCCGAGAACATCGCCCATCAACTGGAGCGGCGCGTCGCCTTCCGTCGGGCCATGAAGCGGGCGGTGCAGTCGGCCATGCGCCTGGGCGCCGAGGGCATCCGCATCAACTGCGGCGGCCGTCTGGGCGGCGCCGAAATCGCTCGCATGGAATGGTACCGCGACGGCCGCGTGCCGTTGCACACCCTGCGTGCGGACATCGATTTCGGGGTCGGCACCGCGAAGACGACATACGGCACCTGCGGCATCAAGGTCTGGATTTTCAAGGGCGAGATTTTGGCCCACGACCCCATGGCCGTCGAGAAGCGGGCGGCGGAGCAGCAGCCGGCGCGTTAA
- a CDS encoding 50S ribosomal protein L23 produces the protein MKTYTGKGGRGVKPSQGRIYELIRRPIITEKATLLSEFNQVSFDVPLDATKPEIKAAIENLFKVKVMAVNTLRQKGKVKRFRGRLGQRSDSKKAIVTLAEGQSIDVSTGV, from the coding sequence ATGAAGACCTATACGGGCAAAGGCGGCCGGGGCGTGAAACCCAGTCAGGGCCGCATCTACGAGCTGATCCGTAGGCCGATCATCACCGAGAAGGCGACCCTGCTGTCCGAGTTCAACCAGGTCAGCTTCGACGTGCCGCTGGATGCGACCAAGCCGGAGATCAAGGCGGCCATCGAGAACCTGTTCAAGGTCAAGGTGATGGCGGTCAACACCCTGCGCCAAAAGGGCAAGGTGAAACGGTTCCGCGGACGGCTTGGCCAGCGGAGTGATTCCAAGAAGGCGATCGTGACGCTGGCCGAAGGCCAGTCCATCGACGTCTCGACGGGGGTTTGA
- the rplX gene encoding 50S ribosomal protein L24 — protein MPKVKIKKGDQVVVLTGKDKGKKGEVLKVLPKENRAVVQGVNTIKRHTKPTQSQAGGIVEREASIHISNLAFVDPKTGEPTRIGYKFLDDNRKVRVARRSGEVIDA, from the coding sequence ATGCCGAAAGTGAAGATCAAGAAGGGCGATCAGGTGGTCGTCCTGACCGGGAAGGACAAGGGCAAGAAGGGCGAGGTCCTGAAGGTCCTGCCCAAGGAGAACCGTGCCGTCGTCCAGGGCGTCAACACCATCAAGCGCCACACGAAGCCGACCCAAAGCCAGGCCGGCGGTATCGTCGAGCGCGAGGCGTCCATCCACATTTCGAACCTGGCCTTCGTCGATCCGAAGACGGGCGAGCCGACCCGCATTGGTTACAAGTTCCTTGACGACAATCGCAAGGTGCGCGTGGCCCGGCGGTCCGGTGAGGTCATTGACGCGTAA
- the rplF gene encoding 50S ribosomal protein L6 gives MSRVGKHPVTVPQGVNVAISGNILSAKGKLGELSVRLTDDVEIKQEGNLVWVNPRNESLIARKMWGTARNVIRNIVSGVNEGFTRRLEINGVGYRAQVQGKELVLQLGYSHDVRYPIPTGIEIKCPDQTHIEIHGANKQQVGQIAAEIRAFRPPEPYKGKGVKYAEETVLRKEGKKK, from the coding sequence ATGTCGCGCGTCGGCAAACATCCGGTAACGGTTCCCCAAGGCGTCAATGTGGCGATCTCGGGAAACATCCTGAGTGCCAAGGGGAAGCTTGGCGAATTGTCTGTCAGGCTGACGGACGATGTGGAGATCAAGCAGGAAGGCAATCTCGTGTGGGTCAATCCCCGCAACGAGAGCCTGATCGCCCGCAAGATGTGGGGGACCGCGCGCAACGTGATCCGCAACATCGTCTCCGGGGTCAACGAAGGGTTCACGCGTCGGCTCGAGATCAACGGCGTCGGCTATCGTGCGCAGGTGCAGGGCAAGGAGTTGGTCCTGCAGTTGGGCTACAGCCACGACGTCCGCTATCCGATCCCGACCGGCATCGAAATCAAGTGCCCCGATCAGACCCATATCGAGATCCACGGGGCAAACAAGCAGCAGGTTGGGCAGATTGCGGCTGAAATCCGCGCTTTCCGGCCGCCCGAACCGTACAAGGGCAAGGGCGTGAAGTATGCCGAAGAGACCGTTCTCCGCAAGGAAGGCAAGAAGAAGTAA
- the rplR gene encoding 50S ribosomal protein L18: MIDSKQLFERRKQRVRHKIQLRAGSQPRLSVFRSNKHIYAQVIDDRQGKTVVSASSLEKDLRGKLKTGGDVAAAVEIGKLVATRAVAAGVTNVVFDRSGYRFHGRVKALADAARESGLSF; encoded by the coding sequence ATGATCGATTCAAAACAACTGTTCGAGCGGCGCAAGCAGCGCGTGCGGCACAAGATCCAGCTTCGGGCTGGCAGCCAACCGCGTCTTTCGGTGTTCCGGTCCAACAAGCACATTTACGCCCAGGTCATCGACGACAGGCAGGGCAAGACGGTGGTTTCCGCCTCGAGCCTGGAGAAGGACCTGCGCGGGAAGCTCAAGACCGGGGGCGATGTCGCGGCGGCCGTCGAGATCGGCAAGCTGGTGGCGACGCGCGCGGTTGCGGCCGGCGTCACCAACGTGGTGTTCGATCGCAGCGGCTACCGGTTCCACGGCCGGGTCAAGGCCCTCGCCGACGCCGCCCGCGAAAGCGGCCTGTCCTTCTAG
- the rpsH gene encoding 30S ribosomal protein S8, with the protein MSMSDPLGDMLTRIRNGQRARKDVIVAPASKLRANVLEVFKREGYIRGYSQYEVRPGISELKIELKYHEGDPVIREIHRVSKPGRRVYSGIKDLSRVYNGLGISVLSTPRGVMSDAEARAANVGGEVLCQVF; encoded by the coding sequence ATGTCCATGAGCGATCCCCTTGGCGATATGCTCACGCGCATTCGGAACGGGCAGCGCGCGCGGAAAGACGTAATCGTCGCGCCGGCCTCGAAGCTGCGCGCCAACGTGCTCGAGGTTTTCAAGCGCGAGGGGTATATCCGGGGCTACAGCCAGTATGAAGTTCGGCCTGGTATCAGCGAACTGAAGATCGAACTGAAGTACCACGAGGGCGACCCCGTCATCCGCGAGATTCATCGGGTGTCGAAGCCGGGGCGCCGGGTTTATTCCGGCATCAAGGATCTGTCGCGGGTGTACAACGGTTTGGGCATTTCGGTGCTGTCGACCCCGCGAGGGGTGATGTCCGACGCCGAAGCGCGTGCGGCCAATGTCGGTGGCGAAGTCCTGTGCCAGGTCTTCTAG
- the secY gene encoding preprotein translocase subunit SecY, with translation MTSAAEQLAANINFSAFSKATELKKRLWFTLGALLVYRLGTYIPLPGIDGRVLEDIFASQAGGILGMFDMFAGGALRRMTIFALNIMPYISASIIMQLLTAVSPQLEALKKEGEAGRKKINQYTRYGTVLITALQGYGIAVGLESMTSTAGAAVLDPGVFFRFTTVVTLIGGTMFLMWLGEQITQRGVGNGISLIIFAGIVANLPNALVGTLEMGRTGAISTLFVIFLLIMSVGVIAFIIFIERAQRRIVVQYPKRQQGNRMTGGESSHLPLKINTSGVIPPIFASSILLMPITLIGFSAGSGPEWLSSLAVYLGHGQPLYLALYVGFIVFFAFFYTAVVFNPTETAENLKKYGGFIPGIRPGKNTAEFLDRVLTRLTVVGAAYLSAVCLLPEILISRFSVPFYFGGTSLLIVVTVTLDTVAQIQSHLLAHQYEGLIKKAKLRGRRG, from the coding sequence ATGACCTCCGCTGCCGAGCAACTCGCTGCCAACATCAACTTCAGCGCCTTCTCCAAGGCCACGGAGCTCAAGAAGCGCCTGTGGTTCACCCTGGGCGCGCTGTTGGTGTACCGGCTCGGCACCTATATCCCGCTTCCCGGCATCGACGGGCGGGTGCTGGAAGACATTTTCGCCAGCCAGGCCGGCGGCATTCTGGGCATGTTCGACATGTTCGCCGGCGGCGCCTTGCGGCGGATGACCATCTTCGCGCTCAACATCATGCCTTACATCTCGGCCTCCATCATCATGCAGCTTTTGACCGCGGTGTCGCCGCAGTTGGAGGCGCTGAAGAAGGAGGGCGAGGCCGGCCGCAAGAAGATCAACCAGTACACCCGCTACGGCACGGTGCTGATCACCGCGCTGCAAGGGTATGGCATCGCCGTCGGGCTCGAGAGCATGACCTCGACCGCCGGCGCGGCGGTGCTCGATCCCGGCGTGTTCTTCCGCTTCACCACCGTGGTGACCCTGATCGGCGGCACCATGTTCCTGATGTGGCTGGGCGAACAGATCACCCAGCGCGGCGTCGGCAACGGCATTTCGCTGATCATCTTCGCCGGCATCGTCGCCAACCTGCCCAACGCCCTGGTCGGCACGCTGGAAATGGGGCGGACCGGCGCCATCTCGACGCTTTTCGTCATCTTCCTGCTGATCATGTCGGTCGGCGTGATCGCGTTCATCATCTTCATCGAACGCGCCCAGCGCCGCATCGTGGTGCAGTATCCCAAGCGCCAGCAGGGCAACCGGATGACCGGCGGCGAAAGCTCCCACCTGCCGCTCAAGATCAACACGTCGGGCGTCATCCCGCCGATCTTCGCCAGCTCGATCCTGCTGATGCCGATCACGCTGATCGGGTTCTCGGCGGGCAGCGGGCCGGAGTGGCTGTCTTCGCTGGCCGTCTATCTCGGCCACGGTCAGCCCCTGTACCTGGCGCTTTACGTCGGGTTCATCGTCTTTTTCGCCTTTTTCTACACCGCCGTGGTTTTCAATCCGACCGAGACGGCCGAAAACCTCAAGAAGTATGGCGGCTTCATTCCCGGCATCCGGCCGGGCAAGAATACGGCGGAATTCCTGGATCGGGTTCTGACGCGCCTGACGGTGGTGGGCGCCGCCTATCTGTCGGCGGTCTGTCTGCTACCCGAAATCCTCATTTCGCGGTTCTCGGTTCCGTTCTATTTTGGCGGGACCAGTTTGCTGATCGTCGTCACGGTGACGCTGGACACGGTCGCGCAGATCCAGTCCCATCTTCTGGCGCATCAGTACGAGGGGCTTATCAAGAAGGCGAAACTTAGGGGGAGACGTGGATGA
- the rpmD gene encoding 50S ribosomal protein L30, with translation MADKKKSTVKVTQIGSPIGRKKDQRATLVGLGLNKMHRTRELEDTPAVRGMIAKVQHLVRVDEAG, from the coding sequence ATGGCCGACAAGAAGAAGTCGACCGTGAAGGTCACCCAGATCGGCAGCCCGATCGGCCGCAAGAAGGATCAGCGCGCCACTCTGGTCGGCCTGGGATTGAACAAGATGCATCGGACCCGCGAGCTTGAGGATACGCCCGCCGTGCGCGGGATGATTGCCAAGGTTCAGCACCTGGTTCGTGTGGACGAGGCGGGCTGA
- the rplO gene encoding 50S ribosomal protein L15 has translation MRLNELRDNPGSHRPRKRIGRGIGSGTGKTSGKGQKGQKSRSGVSLLGFEGGQMPLYRRLPKRGFTNIFRKEFLVINLGDLQKAVDAGKLDAKKPVNADALRAAGMIKKRKVGIRLLAKGEIKAKLTIEVDGASKAAIEGVEKAGGTLVILAPATDAAAADKSEAK, from the coding sequence ATGAGACTCAACGAACTTCGGGACAATCCTGGCTCCCACAGGCCGCGCAAGCGCATCGGCCGTGGCATCGGCTCCGGAACCGGCAAGACGTCGGGCAAGGGCCAGAAGGGCCAGAAGTCGCGCAGCGGCGTGTCGCTCCTCGGCTTCGAGGGCGGCCAGATGCCTCTGTACCGGCGCCTGCCCAAGCGCGGCTTCACCAACATCTTCCGCAAGGAGTTCCTGGTCATCAACCTGGGCGACCTGCAGAAGGCGGTGGACGCCGGCAAGCTGGATGCCAAGAAGCCGGTCAACGCCGACGCCCTGAGGGCGGCCGGCATGATCAAGAAGCGCAAGGTCGGGATTCGCCTGCTTGCCAAGGGCGAGATCAAGGCCAAGCTGACCATCGAGGTCGACGGCGCGTCCAAGGCGGCGATCGAGGGCGTCGAGAAGGCGGGCGGCACGCTCGTCATCCTGGCTCCCGCGACCGACGCGGCCGCCGCCGACAAGTCCGAAGCGAAGTAG
- the rpsQ gene encoding 30S ribosomal protein S17 yields MPRRVLQGVVVSDKMDKTVVVSVERRLMHPIYKKFIRRSKNYAAHDESNAAKVGDVVKIRECRPISKRKRWEVVGEGA; encoded by the coding sequence ATGCCGAGGCGAGTTCTGCAAGGGGTCGTGGTCAGCGACAAAATGGACAAGACCGTCGTGGTCAGCGTCGAGCGTCGACTGATGCATCCGATCTATAAAAAATTCATCCGCCGCAGCAAAAATTACGCGGCGCATGACGAGAGCAATGCGGCGAAGGTGGGCGACGTGGTGAAAATCCGCGAGTGCCGCCCGATTTCGAAGCGCAAGCGTTGGGAAGTGGTCGGCGAAGGCGCCTGA
- the rplB gene encoding 50S ribosomal protein L2 — translation MALKQFKPVTPGRRGLVLVDRAQLWKGDPERSLTEGLRGNGGRNNMGRITARRRGGGHKRRYRIVDFKRDKLNVVATVERLEYDPNRTAFIALIRYEDGELAYILAPQRLKAGDTVVSGTDVDIRPGNAMPLQNIPVGTIVHNVEMKAGKGGQIARSAGTYVQLIGKDRGYAQLRLASGELRLVRAECMATIGAVSNADQQNIKLGKAGRSRWLGKRPSVRGVAMNPIDHPHGGGEGRTSGGRHPVTPWGKPTKGKRTRNNKRTDAFIMRRRPKK, via the coding sequence ATGGCGCTGAAACAATTCAAGCCGGTAACGCCGGGTCGCCGCGGCCTTGTGCTGGTCGACCGCGCCCAGCTGTGGAAGGGCGATCCCGAGCGGTCGCTGACCGAAGGGCTGCGCGGCAACGGCGGCCGCAACAACATGGGGCGCATCACGGCGCGCCGGCGGGGCGGCGGCCACAAGCGGCGCTATCGCATCGTCGACTTCAAGCGCGACAAGCTGAACGTGGTGGCGACGGTCGAGCGTCTGGAGTACGACCCCAACCGCACGGCCTTCATCGCCCTCATCCGCTACGAGGACGGCGAGCTTGCCTACATCCTGGCGCCGCAGCGGCTGAAGGCCGGCGACACCGTGGTGTCGGGCACCGACGTCGACATCCGCCCGGGCAACGCGATGCCGTTGCAGAACATTCCGGTCGGCACCATCGTCCATAACGTCGAGATGAAGGCGGGCAAGGGCGGCCAGATCGCCCGTTCGGCCGGCACCTACGTGCAGCTGATCGGCAAGGATCGTGGCTATGCGCAGTTGCGGCTGGCCTCCGGCGAGTTGCGGCTGGTGCGGGCCGAATGCATGGCGACCATCGGCGCGGTTTCCAACGCCGACCAGCAGAACATCAAACTGGGCAAGGCCGGCCGCAGCCGGTGGCTGGGCAAGCGTCCGAGCGTGCGCGGCGTGGCCATGAACCCGATCGACCACCCGCACGGCGGCGGCGAGGGCCGCACCTCGGGCGGCCGTCATCCGGTGACGCCATGGGGCAAACCCACCAAGGGCAAGCGGACCCGCAACAACAAACGGACGGACGCGTTCATCATGCGTCGCCGTCCCAAGAAGTAG
- the rplN gene encoding 50S ribosomal protein L14 has protein sequence MIQAQTNMDIADNSGARRVQCIKVLGGSKRKYASVGDVVVVSVKEAIPRGRVKKGDVLKAVIVRTAKDIRRADGTSIRFDRNAAVLINNQGEPIGTRIFGPVTRELRAKHYMKIVSLAPEVL, from the coding sequence ATGATCCAAGCCCAGACCAATATGGACATTGCCGACAACTCGGGTGCTCGCCGGGTGCAATGCATCAAGGTGCTTGGCGGCTCGAAGCGCAAGTATGCTTCCGTCGGCGACGTCGTCGTCGTCTCCGTCAAGGAGGCGATCCCGCGCGGACGCGTGAAGAAGGGCGATGTCCTGAAGGCGGTGATCGTGCGCACGGCGAAGGACATTCGGCGCGCCGACGGCACGTCGATCCGCTTCGACCGCAACGCCGCCGTCCTGATCAACAATCAGGGCGAGCCGATCGGAACGCGTATCTTCGGCCCGGTGACCCGTGAACTGCGCGCCAAGCACTACATGAAAATCGTCTCTCTGGCGCCCGAGGTGCTGTGA
- the rpsS gene encoding 30S ribosomal protein S19 encodes MARSVWKGPFVDGYLFKKVEQVRGSGRNEIIKTWSRRSTIIPQFVGLTFGVYNGKKFIPVLVTEDMIGHKFGEFSPTRVFYGHAADKRAKRA; translated from the coding sequence GTGGCACGTTCCGTTTGGAAAGGCCCCTTCGTGGACGGCTACCTTTTCAAGAAGGTGGAGCAGGTTCGCGGTTCGGGGCGTAACGAGATCATCAAGACGTGGTCGCGCCGGTCGACGATCATTCCCCAGTTCGTGGGGCTGACGTTCGGCGTCTACAACGGCAAGAAGTTCATACCGGTGCTGGTGACCGAAGACATGATCGGTCACAAGTTCGGGGAATTCTCGCCGACCCGCGTCTTTTATGGCCATGCGGCCGATAAACGGGCGAAAAGGGCTTAA
- the rplE gene encoding 50S ribosomal protein L5, translating into MTPRLQEIYEKTVRTALVEEFGYKNPMEVPRLEKIVVNMGVGEATQDSKKMTVAAEELALITGQRPVIIKARKSVAAFKLREGQTVGCKVTLRRAHMYEFLDRLINIALPRVRDFRGVSGKSFDGRGNYAMGLKEQIIFPEIDYDKVDQIRGMDVIICTTANSDAEAKALLKAFEMPFNS; encoded by the coding sequence ATGACACCACGCCTGCAAGAGATTTACGAAAAGACGGTCCGGACGGCCTTGGTCGAGGAATTCGGCTACAAGAACCCGATGGAAGTGCCGCGGCTGGAGAAGATTGTCGTCAACATGGGGGTCGGCGAGGCCACCCAGGACAGCAAGAAGATGACCGTGGCGGCCGAAGAGCTCGCCCTCATCACCGGCCAGCGGCCCGTCATCATCAAGGCCCGCAAGTCGGTGGCCGCGTTCAAGCTGCGCGAGGGGCAGACGGTTGGCTGCAAGGTCACCCTGCGCCGCGCCCACATGTACGAATTCCTGGACCGGCTGATCAACATCGCCCTGCCGCGCGTCCGCGATTTCCGGGGCGTTTCCGGAAAGAGCTTCGACGGACGTGGCAATTACGCGATGGGTCTCAAGGAACAGATCATTTTTCCCGAGATCGATTACGACAAGGTCGACCAGATCCGCGGCATGGATGTGATCATCTGCACGACGGCCAACAGCGACGCCGAAGCGAAAGCGTTGCTGAAGGCCTTCGAAATGCCGTTCAACAGTTAG
- the rpmC gene encoding 50S ribosomal protein L29 encodes MKASDLRTKTVDELKDQLIGLRKEAFNLRFQAASGQLENTARVGQVRRDIARIKTVLDERTRAAS; translated from the coding sequence ATGAAGGCAAGCGATCTTCGCACCAAGACCGTCGACGAGCTTAAGGATCAGTTGATCGGGCTCAGGAAAGAGGCGTTCAATCTGCGTTTTCAGGCGGCCAGCGGCCAGCTCGAAAACACGGCCCGGGTCGGTCAAGTGCGCCGCGACATCGCGCGCATCAAGACCGTTCTGGATGAGCGCACGCGGGCCGCATCGTAA
- the rplP gene encoding 50S ribosomal protein L16 — translation MLSPKRTKFRKAHKGRIHGLATRGSRLTFGTYGLKAMSAERITARQIEAARRALTRHMKRAGRVWIRIFPDVPVSTKPAEVRQGKGKGSPEFWVCRVKAGRIMFEIDGVPRDIAQRAFELAAAKLPVKTRFVARVGEEG, via the coding sequence ATGCTTAGTCCCAAACGTACAAAATTCCGCAAGGCGCATAAGGGCCGCATCCACGGCCTGGCGACGCGCGGAAGCCGTCTCACTTTCGGGACCTACGGCCTGAAGGCCATGTCGGCTGAACGGATCACCGCCCGCCAGATCGAGGCGGCACGGCGTGCGCTCACCCGCCACATGAAGCGTGCCGGCCGGGTGTGGATCCGGATTTTCCCGGACGTTCCGGTCAGCACCAAGCCGGCCGAGGTTCGTCAGGGCAAGGGCAAGGGGTCGCCCGAATTCTGGGTCTGCCGGGTCAAGGCCGGACGCATCATGTTCGAGATTGATGGCGTTCCGCGCGATATCGCCCAGCGGGCTTTCGAACTGGCGGCGGCCAAGCTGCCCGTCAAGACCCGCTTCGTGGCGCGTGTGGGTGAGGAGGGCTGA
- the rplD gene encoding 50S ribosomal protein L4, which translates to MKCDVISLENETVGSIDLDETVFGVPVRGDILARMVNWQLAKRRAGTHKTKGVSEVSGTTKKPFRQKGTGRARQGSMRSAQMRGGGIIFGPVVRDHAHDLTKKVRKLALKTALSAKQADGKLVVLDSTQIKEAKTRDLAKTLEKLGWTSTLVIDGTEVDANFAKAARNILGLDVLPSQGANVHDILRRQTLVLTKDAVANLVERLK; encoded by the coding sequence ATGAAGTGCGACGTGATCAGCCTGGAAAACGAAACGGTCGGCAGCATCGATCTGGATGAGACGGTGTTCGGCGTGCCGGTGCGGGGCGACATCCTGGCCCGCATGGTCAACTGGCAGTTGGCCAAGCGCCGGGCCGGCACCCACAAGACCAAAGGCGTTTCCGAGGTCAGCGGCACCACCAAGAAGCCTTTCCGCCAGAAAGGCACCGGTCGGGCCCGCCAGGGTTCGATGCGTTCCGCCCAGATGCGGGGCGGCGGCATCATCTTCGGGCCGGTCGTGCGCGATCACGCTCATGACCTGACCAAGAAGGTTCGCAAGCTGGCGCTGAAGACGGCGCTCTCGGCCAAGCAGGCCGACGGCAAGCTGGTGGTTCTGGACAGCACCCAGATCAAAGAGGCGAAGACCCGCGACCTCGCCAAGACCCTCGAGAAGCTGGGCTGGACGTCGACCCTGGTCATCGACGGGACCGAGGTGGACGCCAATTTCGCCAAGGCGGCGCGCAATATATTGGGCCTCGACGTGTTGCCCAGCCAGGGCGCGAACGTCCACGACATCCTGCGTCGCCAGACGCTGGTTCTGACCAAGGACGCGGTCGCGAATTTGGTGGAGCGTTTGAAATGA
- the rplV gene encoding 50S ribosomal protein L22, with protein sequence MGKKTAPRQLADNEAMAYSKFLRTSPQKLNLVAESIRGKSCESALAELTFSKRRIASEVKKVLQSAIANAENNHQLDVDQLIVSEATVGRTLVMKRWRARARGRVGRIQKPFSNIRLVVREREETA encoded by the coding sequence ATGGGCAAGAAGACGGCCCCCCGGCAGCTCGCCGACAACGAGGCGATGGCCTATTCCAAGTTTCTGCGGACCAGTCCGCAGAAGCTCAACCTCGTGGCGGAGTCCATTCGCGGCAAGTCCTGCGAATCGGCCCTGGCGGAGCTGACCTTTTCGAAAAGGCGCATCGCCAGCGAGGTAAAGAAGGTTCTGCAATCGGCGATTGCCAACGCGGAGAACAACCACCAGCTCGACGTCGATCAGTTGATCGTCTCCGAGGCGACGGTGGGGCGTACCCTGGTCATGAAGCGGTGGCGGGCTCGGGCCCGCGGCCGGGTGGGGCGCATTCAGAAGCCGTTCAGCAATATCCGGCTGGTGGTTCGCGAACGCGAGGAGACGGCATAA